In one window of Oceanispirochaeta sp. M1 DNA:
- a CDS encoding NUDIX domain-containing protein, producing MPVLNIDRIVPDGTIEDSLLEYMVVAARSKEKWVIVRLRGRTDWCFPGGHREAGETMDEAAHRELYEETGAKDYNLSRIAQYSVDHGDRISWGSIYKADITAFDPLPAEFEIEELDFVDEFPLNNTRFPGIMPGLMDWLNKRLHSEGISTAES from the coding sequence ATGCCAGTTTTAAACATTGATAGAATTGTTCCAGACGGAACTATAGAGGACTCTCTACTTGAATACATGGTTGTTGCCGCCCGCAGCAAAGAAAAATGGGTCATTGTCCGCCTGAGAGGCCGGACTGACTGGTGTTTTCCCGGAGGACACAGAGAAGCCGGTGAAACCATGGATGAAGCCGCCCATCGAGAGCTCTATGAAGAGACCGGAGCCAAAGACTACAATCTTTCCAGAATAGCCCAGTATTCAGTGGATCATGGTGACCGGATCAGCTGGGGAAGCATATACAAGGCGGATATTACAGCCTTTGATCCCCTACCAGCGGAATTCGAGATTGAAGAACTGGACTTTGTGGATGAGTTTCCCCTGAACAACACCCGCTTTCCCGGGATCATGCCCGGTCTGATGGACTGGCTGAATAAAAGACTCCACAGTGAAGGTATTTCAACTGCAGAGTCATAA
- a CDS encoding nitroreductase family protein, with product MNFTINPEKCTSCGICIAECPSKTIKKETESARIISDGCIECSHCGMVCPVNAVRVDGNELPPYPESMENLTSEEMTDHLIKSKRSVRKYKTAPINKEDLQAIILAGETTATASNTQHCDALVFQGGEVAALASSIAGILTKFTRIGLNPVGRFFLKLAGLKRYADKEVVTGFHHLLKKTQEGKADPLFYQAPAVVILTYPKKGKRFGITDCGIAGETMMLTAHSRNIGSCMIGFAQVALFSKKQRVKLGIPADRQIGLIFTLGYSDRQYYRYPVRKNWSHLI from the coding sequence ATGAATTTCACAATTAACCCAGAAAAGTGTACATCCTGCGGGATCTGTATAGCAGAATGCCCTTCCAAGACAATAAAGAAAGAGACCGAATCTGCAAGAATAATCAGTGACGGATGCATCGAGTGCAGCCACTGTGGAATGGTCTGCCCTGTTAATGCGGTCAGAGTGGATGGCAATGAGCTTCCTCCTTACCCCGAATCTATGGAGAACCTCACAAGTGAGGAGATGACCGATCACCTGATTAAAAGTAAGAGATCTGTCCGTAAATATAAGACTGCTCCCATTAATAAAGAGGATCTTCAGGCAATTATCCTTGCCGGAGAGACAACAGCTACGGCATCCAACACACAGCACTGTGATGCCCTTGTTTTCCAGGGAGGTGAAGTAGCTGCTCTGGCATCTTCCATTGCAGGTATTCTAACAAAATTCACAAGGATCGGACTGAATCCTGTGGGACGTTTTTTTCTTAAGTTAGCTGGCCTGAAGCGCTATGCTGATAAAGAAGTAGTCACAGGATTTCATCATCTATTAAAGAAGACTCAGGAAGGAAAGGCAGATCCGCTGTTCTACCAGGCTCCTGCGGTTGTAATCCTGACCTATCCTAAGAAGGGAAAAAGATTTGGAATCACCGACTGCGGCATTGCCGGAGAGACCATGATGCTGACGGCTCACAGCCGGAATATCGGTTCCTGTATGATCGGTTTTGCACAGGTGGCCCTATTCAGTAAAAAACAGAGAGTCAAGCTGGGAATACCGGCAGACAGGCAGATCGGTTTAATATTCACACTGGGATATTCAGATAGACAGTACTATAGATACCCTGTTAGAAAAAACTGGTCCCATCTTATCTAA